A genomic window from Synechococcus sp. CBW1107 includes:
- a CDS encoding type III polyketide synthase: MPLTILGLGTAVPRHRISQGESAAMAGRISASTPERAALLARIQRRSGVNVRHSVLLESAEHEAGIQGRLPFYGASSPSTGERIRRFEAHAEPLALEAARAALADAGLAPGRITHLVTVSCTGFQAPGFDLALMAQLPLHPDVERTHVGFMGCHGALNGLRVARAFVEADPTACVLLCAVELCSLHMHYGWDPEKVVANALFADGAGALVATGPAEDSGPASDAPPLQVLGSGSTLISGTADLMSWTIADHGFEMTLSSRVPDTIAANLRPWLERWLNLRGESLASIGSWALHPGGPRILAAVAAAAELHPGQIEPSAAVLRQFGNMSSATILFILERLRRTAAPRPWVALAFGPGLCVEASLLG; encoded by the coding sequence ATGCCCCTGACGATCCTGGGCCTCGGCACCGCGGTTCCCCGCCACCGGATCAGCCAGGGGGAATCCGCGGCCATGGCCGGGCGCATCTCCGCCTCCACGCCCGAGCGGGCCGCCCTGCTGGCGCGCATCCAGCGGCGCTCCGGGGTGAACGTGCGCCACAGCGTGCTGCTGGAATCGGCCGAGCATGAGGCCGGCATCCAGGGCCGCCTGCCGTTCTATGGCGCCAGCAGCCCGTCCACGGGCGAGCGGATCCGGCGTTTCGAGGCCCATGCCGAACCCCTGGCCCTGGAGGCGGCCCGCGCCGCCCTGGCGGATGCCGGGCTGGCGCCCGGGCGGATCACCCACCTGGTCACGGTGAGCTGCACGGGCTTCCAGGCACCGGGTTTCGATCTTGCCCTGATGGCTCAGCTGCCCCTCCATCCCGATGTGGAGCGCACCCATGTGGGCTTCATGGGCTGCCACGGCGCGCTCAACGGTCTGCGGGTGGCGCGGGCCTTCGTGGAGGCCGATCCCACCGCCTGCGTGCTGCTCTGCGCCGTGGAGCTGTGCAGCCTGCACATGCACTACGGCTGGGATCCGGAGAAGGTGGTGGCCAACGCCCTCTTCGCCGACGGCGCCGGCGCCCTGGTGGCCACCGGTCCTGCCGAAGACAGCGGTCCTGCCTCCGATGCCCCGCCGCTGCAGGTGCTGGGCTCCGGCTCCACGCTCATCTCCGGAACCGCCGATCTGATGTCGTGGACCATCGCCGACCACGGCTTCGAGATGACGCTGTCGTCCAGGGTGCCCGACACCATCGCCGCCAACCTGCGTCCCTGGCTGGAGCGCTGGCTGAACCTCCGGGGCGAGAGCCTGGCCTCGATCGGATCCTGGGCGCTTCACCCCGGCGGGCCGCGCATCCTCGCGGCCGTCGCCGCCGCGGCGGAGCTGCACCCCGGCCAGATCGAGCCTTCGGCGGCCGTGCTGCGCCAGTTCGGCAACATGTCGTCGGCGACGATCCTGTTCATCCTCGAGCGCCTGCGCCGCACGGCAGCTCCGCGCCCCTGGGTGGCCCTGGCCTTCGGACCTGGCCTCTGCGTGGAGGCCAGCCTGCTGGGCTGA
- a CDS encoding methyltransferase domain-containing protein, with protein MAVPSLRSLTRRERVAEVMDQPGIDPAEHARALAGLRRINALSRCSASLFAPIRELAERRRGTPLRVLDLACGGGDTAIDLALMARRSGLPLILEGCDISPGAVAIARANAERRGAEARFFGADALADPLPSGPAGAAPGGYDVVLTSLFLHHLDDRDAERLLALMARRARQLVLVNDLIRSPLGYGLAWVGTRLLSRSWIVHTDGPLSVQGAFQLAEVAAMAERAGLEGATLRRCWPERYLLSWSRG; from the coding sequence TGCCGAGCCTCAGGTCCCTGACCCGCCGTGAGCGGGTCGCCGAAGTGATGGATCAGCCGGGAATCGACCCCGCCGAGCACGCCCGTGCCCTGGCGGGGCTCCGGCGCATCAATGCCCTCAGCCGCTGCTCCGCCAGCCTGTTCGCACCGATCCGCGAGCTGGCGGAGCGCCGGCGCGGCACCCCCCTGCGGGTGCTGGATCTGGCCTGCGGAGGTGGTGACACCGCCATCGACCTGGCCCTGATGGCCCGGCGCAGCGGCCTTCCGCTGATCCTCGAAGGCTGCGACATCAGCCCCGGCGCCGTGGCGATCGCCCGGGCCAATGCCGAGCGCCGCGGCGCCGAGGCACGCTTCTTCGGCGCCGATGCCCTGGCCGATCCGCTGCCGTCGGGTCCCGCCGGGGCCGCCCCCGGCGGTTACGACGTGGTGCTCACCTCGCTCTTCCTCCACCACCTCGACGACCGCGACGCCGAGAGGCTGCTGGCCCTGATGGCCCGACGGGCCCGTCAGCTGGTGCTCGTCAACGACCTGATCCGCAGTCCCCTGGGCTACGGGCTGGCCTGGGTCGGCACCCGGCTGCTCAGCCGCTCCTGGATCGTGCACACCGATGGACCGCTGTCGGTGCAGGGGGCCTTCCAGCTCGCTGAGGTGGCCGCCATGGCCGAGCGGGCCGGGCTGGAGGGCGCCACACTGCGGCGCTGCTGGCCGGAGCGGTACCTGCTGAGCTGGTCCCGTGGCTGA
- a CDS encoding NAD(P)/FAD-dependent oxidoreductase produces MAETLPGEFWDVLVIGAGPAGALASLDLARRGLRVLLVEKRRFPRWKVCGACFNGQAQAALASVGQGHLLESLGGLPLRRLRLGLGGRQTSCALPPGWAVSRSRFDQALVEAAVGAGAVFRPETTAQLGPAGAHARDVSLRQGRQEQQVQAAVVLVAAGLAHRCLENEPGAHTRIQPRSRLGAGCVLAGADQHHWEEGSIHMAVGRQGYVGLVRVDDGGLNVAAAFDRSLLQETGSAAAAAGRVLEEAGFPALPRLEEADWQSTPALSRRSTPLAGHRFLVLGDAAGYVEPFTGEGMGWALTAAAAATPLVLEGTGAWGPALERRWCRTHRQRIGRRQLVCRGLALALRHPSSARGLFWAASRLPSLPQRLMPCP; encoded by the coding sequence GTGGCTGAGACCCTGCCCGGCGAGTTCTGGGATGTGCTGGTGATCGGAGCCGGTCCGGCCGGTGCCCTGGCCAGCCTGGATCTTGCGCGCCGGGGCCTGCGGGTGCTGCTGGTGGAGAAGCGCCGCTTCCCGCGCTGGAAGGTCTGCGGCGCCTGCTTCAACGGCCAGGCCCAGGCGGCGCTCGCCTCCGTGGGTCAGGGTCACCTGCTCGAGAGTCTGGGCGGGCTGCCGTTACGGCGGCTGCGGCTGGGCCTGGGCGGACGGCAGACGAGCTGTGCGCTGCCACCCGGGTGGGCCGTCTCCCGCAGCCGCTTCGATCAGGCCCTGGTGGAGGCCGCCGTCGGCGCCGGTGCCGTCTTCCGCCCCGAAACCACGGCGCAGCTGGGGCCAGCCGGCGCCCACGCCCGCGACGTCAGCCTGCGCCAGGGGCGGCAGGAGCAGCAGGTGCAGGCGGCCGTGGTGCTGGTGGCGGCGGGACTGGCCCACCGCTGCCTCGAGAACGAGCCCGGCGCCCACACCCGCATCCAGCCCCGTTCGCGGCTGGGGGCCGGCTGCGTGCTGGCGGGTGCGGACCAGCACCACTGGGAGGAGGGCAGCATCCACATGGCCGTGGGCCGGCAGGGCTACGTGGGGCTGGTGCGGGTGGACGACGGCGGCCTCAACGTGGCTGCCGCCTTCGATCGCTCCCTCCTGCAGGAGACCGGCAGCGCCGCGGCCGCCGCCGGGCGGGTGCTGGAGGAAGCCGGCTTCCCGGCCCTGCCCAGGCTGGAGGAGGCCGACTGGCAGAGCACTCCGGCCCTCAGCCGCCGCAGCACACCCCTGGCCGGCCATCGTTTCCTGGTGCTCGGAGATGCCGCCGGCTATGTGGAACCCTTCACCGGAGAAGGCATGGGCTGGGCTCTCACCGCCGCCGCCGCCGCCACGCCGCTGGTGCTGGAGGGGACCGGGGCGTGGGGCCCGGCGCTCGAGCGCCGCTGGTGCCGGACCCACCGGCAGCGGATCGGCCGCCGGCAGCTGGTCTGCCGCGGCCTCGCCCTGGCACTGCGCCATCCGAGCAGCGCCCGTGGCCTGTTCTGGGCCGCCTCGCGCCTGCCATCCCTGCCGCAACGGCTGATGCCATGCCCCTGA